A region from the Streptomyces tsukubensis genome encodes:
- a CDS encoding chymotrypsin family serine protease produces MRRSSAIAGALLLLPLVAVSARAETGAPLSADRVAAMAPEEQARVLAPLRATADAVAKVGLGTRSDVYTQVALGSDYRSVKLYLTDVSQGKSFLAAVRRAAPRVDTGLVDVLPGRKTRKQLSAEITALTSDRNLPFDIALAGPAVDGSAIDLQVDDPAAARAHFAAPAVANARAEAEATPVRITKSTGARPLTRENDSAPFYAGAALGPNYGGRSHCTSGIPAISTWDGRQWLATAGHCYNVNDHVYTVGGNYIGQVKFKRPEIDAAFIETRTYRYTWDGVDATGYVRYLNGVRNVAVGDFTCQLGYNSKVVCNIRTVYAGNATWPVNGYNIVGSYGVPHYGGIVGRGGDSGGPVITVNDPDSRQLNGIISYGTGCNAAKECSGGVAWVDVWSVFNNFAIKLNPS; encoded by the coding sequence ATGCGGCGCTCCTCGGCGATCGCGGGAGCCCTGCTCCTGCTTCCGCTGGTAGCGGTCTCGGCCCGGGCCGAGACCGGTGCGCCGCTCTCCGCCGACCGGGTGGCCGCCATGGCGCCCGAAGAACAAGCCAGGGTGCTGGCGCCGCTGCGCGCCACCGCCGATGCCGTGGCGAAGGTCGGCCTCGGTACCCGCTCCGACGTCTACACCCAGGTCGCCCTGGGCTCCGACTACCGTTCGGTCAAGCTCTATCTCACCGATGTCTCGCAGGGGAAGAGCTTCCTCGCGGCCGTGCGCAGGGCGGCCCCCCGCGTGGACACCGGACTCGTCGACGTGCTCCCCGGCCGGAAGACCCGCAAGCAGCTCTCGGCCGAGATCACCGCCCTCACCTCCGACCGGAACCTCCCCTTCGACATCGCGCTGGCCGGTCCCGCGGTGGACGGCAGCGCCATCGACCTCCAGGTGGACGATCCGGCCGCGGCCCGGGCCCACTTCGCCGCCCCCGCCGTGGCGAACGCCCGCGCCGAGGCCGAAGCCACCCCCGTCCGGATCACCAAGTCGACCGGCGCCCGCCCGCTCACCCGGGAGAACGACAGCGCACCCTTCTACGCGGGCGCCGCACTCGGCCCGAACTACGGCGGCCGGTCGCACTGCACCAGCGGCATCCCCGCGATCAGCACCTGGGACGGCCGGCAGTGGCTGGCCACCGCGGGCCACTGCTACAACGTCAACGACCACGTCTACACGGTCGGCGGCAACTACATCGGCCAGGTCAAGTTCAAGCGTCCCGAGATCGACGCCGCGTTCATCGAGACCAGGACCTACCGCTACACCTGGGACGGGGTCGACGCCACCGGGTACGTCCGCTATCTCAACGGCGTCCGCAATGTGGCCGTGGGCGACTTCACCTGCCAGCTCGGCTACAACTCCAAGGTCGTCTGCAATATCCGCACCGTCTACGCGGGCAACGCGACCTGGCCCGTCAACGGCTACAACATCGTCGGCAGTTACGGCGTCCCGCACTACGGCGGCATCGTCGGACGCGGCGGCGACAGCGGCGGCCCGGTCATCACCGTCAACGATCCCGACTCCCGCCAGCTGAACGGCATCATCAGCTACGGCACGGGCTGCAACGCAGCAAAGGAGTGCAGCGGCGGGGTCGCCTGGGTCGACGTCTGGTCCGTCTTCAACAACTTTGCGATCAAGCTGAACCCCTCCTGA
- a CDS encoding amino acid permease, translated as MGSFGNFAISFSVISILSGCMTLYGFGMNTGGPSVMLWGWLGVGLFVLCVGLALAEVTSAYPTSGALYYMADRLGGRKWGWYTGWLNLLGLLGAIAGIDYGAALFIGAFLNLQWGFDPTPGSTFLIFLAILLLHATLNLFGVKLVSLLNSVSVWWHLGGVGLIVGAIAFVPDNHQSPEFVFTEFVNNTGWENPFYVAAIGLLLAQYTFSGYDASAHLSEETSNASVSAARGIVRAIWVSWIAGFVLLTALTFAIQDYDGALNSETGVPPAQILLDALGSGGAAALLLVVIVAQLFCGNAEVAAASRMVFAFSRDNALPGSKLWRKVSRRTLTPVPAVWLSVGFAGVLALPSLWSTTAYGAVTAINVIGITPAYIIPVYLKLRAGDRFQPGPWTLGRWSKPIGWTAVVWVVCVTVLFLLPQSSPVTVDTMNYASVALAAVLTLATVWWFVARRSYSTPPPYGSAREQAEIAEHIV; from the coding sequence ATGGGGAGCTTCGGCAACTTCGCCATCAGTTTCTCGGTGATCTCCATCCTCTCCGGCTGTATGACCCTCTACGGCTTCGGCATGAACACCGGCGGACCGTCGGTCATGCTCTGGGGCTGGCTGGGCGTGGGGCTGTTCGTGCTCTGCGTCGGGCTGGCCCTGGCCGAGGTCACCAGCGCCTATCCCACCTCCGGAGCGCTCTACTACATGGCCGACCGGCTCGGCGGCCGCAAATGGGGCTGGTACACGGGCTGGCTCAATCTGCTGGGCCTGCTCGGCGCGATCGCCGGTATCGACTACGGCGCGGCCCTGTTCATCGGCGCCTTCCTCAATCTCCAGTGGGGATTCGATCCCACCCCGGGCTCCACCTTCCTGATCTTCCTGGCCATTCTGCTGCTGCACGCCACGCTCAATCTGTTCGGCGTGAAGCTGGTCAGCCTGCTGAACTCGGTCAGCGTCTGGTGGCATCTGGGCGGTGTCGGGCTGATCGTCGGCGCGATCGCGTTCGTCCCCGACAACCACCAGTCGCCGGAGTTCGTGTTCACGGAGTTCGTGAACAACACGGGCTGGGAGAACCCCTTCTACGTCGCGGCGATCGGACTGCTCCTCGCCCAGTACACCTTCTCCGGATACGACGCCTCCGCCCATCTGTCGGAGGAGACGTCCAACGCCTCGGTGTCCGCCGCCCGGGGCATCGTCCGGGCCATCTGGGTCTCCTGGATCGCCGGGTTCGTCCTGCTCACCGCCTTGACGTTCGCCATCCAGGACTACGACGGGGCGCTCAACAGCGAGACCGGTGTGCCACCCGCGCAGATCCTGCTGGACGCGCTCGGCTCGGGCGGCGCCGCAGCACTCCTCCTGGTGGTGATCGTGGCGCAGCTGTTCTGCGGCAACGCCGAGGTCGCGGCGGCCAGCCGGATGGTGTTCGCCTTCAGCCGCGACAACGCGCTGCCCGGCTCGAAGCTCTGGCGCAAGGTGAGCCGCCGGACGCTGACGCCGGTGCCCGCGGTCTGGCTGTCGGTGGGCTTCGCCGGGGTGCTGGCGCTGCCCTCTCTCTGGTCGACCACGGCGTACGGGGCGGTCACCGCCATCAATGTCATCGGCATCACCCCCGCCTACATCATTCCGGTCTATCTCAAGCTCAGGGCCGGTGACCGGTTCCAGCCGGGACCGTGGACCCTGGGCCGGTGGAGCAAACCGATCGGCTGGACGGCCGTGGTCTGGGTGGTCTGTGTGACGGTGCTGTTCCTGCTGCCGCAGTCCAGCCCGGTGACCGTGGACACCATGAACTACGCGTCGGTGGCGCTGGCCGCGGTACTGACGCTCGCCACCGTCTGGTGGTTCGTGGCCCGCCGCTCCTACAGCACACCGCCGCCGTACGGCTCGGCGCGCGAGCAGGCGGAGATCGCCGAGCACATCGTCTGA
- a CDS encoding DNA-3-methyladenine glycosylase 2 family protein — MTTEDRAAADRADDSRYEAVASRDARFDGVFFFAVATTGIYCRPSCPATTPKRRNVTFYRTAAAAQGAGYRACRRCRPDAVPGSAEWNARADVVGRAVRLIGDGIVDREGVTGLAARLGYSARQVQRQLNAELGAGPLALARAQRGHTARVLLQTTSLQAADIAFAAGFASVRQFNDTIRAIYAATPGELRSARPGPTGHPVRIAPSGGRAGIPLRLAHRTPYATAPVFDSLAARAIPGVEEITGTAGQRIYRRTLRLPGGPGIAEVAEQPGPAGGWLECRLHLSSLRDLTAATQRIRRLFDLDADPRAVDERLGADPALAPLVAARPGLRAPGAADPHETALRIAAYPAGPAAAAALVRTYGEPLTELTEPTEPTEPSGGLTHLFPDPAALAGAALDELPPDRREPVRALATALACGNILLDPGADRDTAERLLAAIPGIGPGRAARIRMRALGDPDVFPGADETAAHRSGEGDAPGSEAWRPWRSYAFHQLRTAGADRPLTAAEE; from the coding sequence ATGACCACCGAGGACCGCGCCGCCGCCGACCGCGCCGACGACAGCCGCTACGAGGCCGTGGCCAGCCGGGACGCCCGCTTCGACGGCGTGTTCTTCTTCGCCGTCGCCACGACCGGGATCTACTGCCGGCCCAGTTGCCCGGCGACCACCCCCAAACGACGGAACGTGACCTTCTACCGCACGGCCGCCGCCGCACAGGGCGCCGGATACCGCGCCTGCCGCCGCTGCCGCCCCGACGCCGTGCCCGGCAGCGCCGAGTGGAACGCCCGCGCCGACGTCGTCGGCCGCGCCGTACGGCTCATCGGCGACGGCATCGTCGACCGGGAGGGCGTCACCGGACTCGCCGCCCGCCTCGGCTACAGCGCCCGCCAGGTACAGCGCCAGCTCAACGCCGAACTCGGCGCCGGACCCCTCGCCCTCGCCCGCGCCCAGCGCGGCCACACCGCCCGCGTACTGCTCCAGACCACCAGCCTCCAGGCCGCCGACATCGCCTTCGCCGCCGGATTCGCCAGCGTCCGCCAGTTCAACGACACCATCCGCGCCATCTACGCCGCCACCCCCGGCGAACTGCGCTCCGCCCGCCCCGGCCCGACCGGGCACCCGGTCCGGATCGCCCCCTCGGGAGGCCGCGCCGGCATCCCGCTGCGCCTGGCCCACCGCACCCCGTACGCCACCGCACCCGTCTTCGACTCCCTCGCCGCCCGCGCGATCCCCGGGGTCGAGGAGATCACCGGCACCGCCGGCCAGCGGATCTACCGGCGGACGCTGCGCCTGCCCGGCGGCCCCGGCATCGCGGAGGTCGCGGAGCAGCCCGGACCCGCCGGAGGCTGGCTGGAATGCAGGCTGCACCTGAGCAGTCTGCGCGATCTGACCGCCGCCACCCAGCGGATCCGCCGGCTCTTCGACCTCGACGCCGACCCCCGCGCCGTCGACGAGAGACTGGGCGCCGACCCCGCACTCGCCCCGCTTGTCGCCGCCCGCCCCGGACTACGCGCCCCCGGTGCCGCCGACCCGCACGAGACGGCACTGCGCATCGCCGCTTACCCCGCGGGGCCCGCCGCGGCCGCCGCCCTCGTGCGGACGTACGGCGAGCCACTGACTGAACTGACCGAACCGACCGAACCGACCGAACCGAGCGGTGGACTCACCCACCTCTTCCCGGACCCCGCCGCCCTCGCCGGGGCCGCCCTCGACGAGCTGCCGCCGGACCGGCGCGAACCGGTCCGTGCCCTCGCCACGGCCCTGGCCTGCGGAAACATCCTTCTCGACCCCGGCGCCGACCGCGATACCGCGGAAAGGCTGCTGGCTGCGATCCCCGGGATCGGGCCCGGCCGGGCCGCCCGGATCCGGATGCGGGCCCTCGGTGACCCGGACGTCTTCCCCGGCGCCGACGAGACCGCCGCCCACCGGAGCGGAGAGGGCGATGCGCCGGGCTCGGAGGCATGGCGTCCCTGGCGTTCCTACGCCTTCCACCAGCTCCGGACCGCCGGAGCGGACCGGCCCCTGACCGCCGCGGAAGAGTAG
- a CDS encoding cold-shock protein has translation MVAGRVVRFDGMRGYGFIAPDHGGEDVFLHVNDLLIPEQYVRSGLAVEFEIEEGDRGLKASSVKFLDGTAGQTVPPVVAPVSVSRPVVDGDDPLCDVFTPEEFKSEITELLLRSAPTLTAEQILQIRQGLLQFGKNHGWTEG, from the coding sequence ATGGTTGCCGGTCGTGTGGTGCGGTTCGACGGTATGCGGGGTTACGGCTTCATCGCTCCCGATCACGGTGGGGAGGATGTCTTCCTTCATGTGAACGATTTGCTGATTCCCGAGCAGTACGTCCGCTCGGGGCTGGCCGTGGAGTTCGAGATCGAAGAGGGTGACCGCGGGTTGAAGGCCTCGTCGGTGAAGTTCCTGGACGGCACGGCGGGCCAGACCGTCCCGCCGGTTGTGGCTCCGGTGTCCGTATCGCGGCCTGTGGTGGACGGCGACGACCCGCTCTGCGACGTCTTCACTCCGGAGGAGTTCAAGAGCGAGATCACGGAGCTGTTGCTGAGGTCGGCGCCGACGCTGACCGCCGAGCAGATCCTCCAGATCCGCCAGGGGCTGCTCCAGTTCGGCAAGAACCACGGCTGGACCGAGGGCTGA
- a CDS encoding MAB_1171c family putative transporter, which yields MRSTDYYLPAAALTIAFAAKLPSLRHNWRDPLVRCVCFLVFTAAICFFFAAPPTITAVNRITGVPNFSGPLVYVIMGSFSCACLVLVVNWRGGPEDRVRRSSRTWLALYAVVITALPVLFALGDAPEERLRDLDTYYATTPYIREMIITYLGAHLVSAVVTTSMCLRWARAVTGWLRAGLIVLVAGFGLNLAFAVTKLSAVVARWTGRDWDHLSTTVAPPIVALGGFVVTCGFLLPLVGPRLGALAGGWTTYLRLGRLWKLLNSTRGGTDTAFHSAIPWWADADMRLTVRETGIHDALLRLHPRLDDGVRRRALDAAPAAARPETANAVAVAAMIRHAAEAPEPGGDPAPEPRGDHDGAGADALAEFLGPGRRRLLLLSKVLTSSAVNAALSVAPEPPARPESRSAS from the coding sequence GTGCGGAGCACTGACTACTACCTGCCCGCCGCGGCCCTGACGATCGCCTTCGCCGCCAAACTGCCGTCCCTGCGGCACAACTGGCGGGACCCGCTGGTGCGTTGTGTCTGCTTCCTGGTCTTCACCGCCGCCATCTGCTTCTTCTTCGCCGCGCCGCCCACCATCACCGCGGTCAACCGCATCACCGGCGTCCCGAACTTCTCGGGACCGCTGGTGTACGTGATCATGGGGTCCTTCAGCTGTGCCTGTCTGGTCCTCGTCGTCAACTGGCGCGGCGGCCCCGAGGACCGGGTGCGCCGCAGCTCCCGGACCTGGCTGGCGCTGTACGCGGTCGTCATCACCGCCCTCCCGGTGCTGTTCGCGCTCGGGGACGCGCCGGAGGAGCGGCTGCGCGATCTGGACACGTACTACGCCACCACCCCGTACATCCGCGAGATGATCATCACCTATCTCGGTGCCCATCTGGTGTCCGCCGTGGTGACGACGTCGATGTGCCTGCGCTGGGCGAGAGCGGTCACCGGCTGGCTGCGGGCCGGACTGATCGTCCTCGTGGCCGGGTTCGGCCTCAATCTGGCGTTCGCGGTCACCAAACTGTCCGCCGTGGTCGCCCGCTGGACCGGCCGGGACTGGGACCACCTCAGCACCACCGTCGCACCCCCGATCGTCGCCCTCGGCGGATTCGTCGTCACCTGCGGCTTCCTGCTGCCGCTCGTCGGCCCCCGGCTCGGCGCGCTGGCCGGGGGCTGGACGACGTATCTGCGCCTGGGCCGGCTCTGGAAGCTCCTGAACAGCACCCGCGGCGGCACCGACACCGCGTTCCACTCCGCGATCCCCTGGTGGGCCGATGCCGATATGCGGCTGACGGTCCGGGAGACGGGCATCCACGACGCCCTGCTCCGGCTCCACCCCCGGCTCGACGACGGGGTCCGCCGACGGGCCCTCGACGCCGCCCCGGCCGCCGCTCGGCCCGAGACCGCGAACGCCGTCGCCGTCGCCGCGATGATCCGGCACGCGGCGGAGGCACCGGAGCCCGGCGGCGACCCGGCCCCGGAGCCCCGCGGCGATCACGACGGCGCCGGGGCCGACGCCCTGGCGGAGTTCCTCGGCCCCGGCCGCCGCCGACTGCTCCTGCTCTCCAAGGTCCTCACCTCGTCCGCGGTCAACGCCGCACTCTCCGTCGCGCCGGAGCCCCCGGCCCGCCCAGAAAGCCGATCCGCGTCATGA
- a CDS encoding FAD-dependent oxidoreductase codes for MTSPSSPAPVRPEGTRAPRRPGRAVVIGGGMAGMLAAQVLTRHADEVTVVERGELPDGPRPRRELPQARHVHVLYSGGARVVEELIPGITEDWISAGARRIPLPTGLVSYTAQGWLRRWPVEMQYMIACTRDLLDWVVRRRVLSHPRIRLLDRHELTGLLGTRHGVTGVRVRTSEGVVRHLDADLVVDASGSCSRARAWLTEIGVGGVDEETVDSGLVYASRFYRAPAGAENFPVVNVQSVPREPVPGQTATIVPVEDRRWLVTLSGTRGGEPTRDPELFEVFARGVRHPVVADLLSRTAALPGDIAVSRSTVNGRRFFERATHWPERFLAIGDSVATYNPLYGQGMSVAAQGVAAMDRELARAGRLSAPGLARRVQRAVAEPVSIAWQMATSQDILYPGAKGRRPGRSTALVGAYADRVTRAATGRMSVTQAFFDVITLSEPATRWLDPDVVVATLRGPGRPSLTAPTLTAKEWEAVGPTPGAR; via the coding sequence ATGACTTCTCCGTCCTCGCCCGCACCCGTCCGCCCGGAGGGCACCCGGGCCCCGCGCCGCCCCGGCCGCGCCGTCGTCATCGGCGGCGGAATGGCCGGAATGCTCGCCGCGCAGGTCCTGACCCGCCACGCCGACGAGGTCACCGTGGTGGAACGGGGCGAACTGCCGGACGGCCCCCGACCGCGCCGGGAACTGCCGCAGGCCCGGCATGTGCACGTGCTGTACTCGGGCGGCGCCCGGGTCGTCGAAGAGCTGATACCGGGCATCACCGAGGACTGGATATCGGCCGGGGCCCGCCGGATCCCGCTCCCCACCGGGCTGGTGTCGTACACCGCCCAGGGCTGGCTCAGGCGCTGGCCCGTCGAGATGCAGTACATGATCGCCTGCACCCGTGATCTGCTGGACTGGGTGGTGCGCCGGCGGGTGCTGAGCCATCCCCGGATCCGGCTGCTGGACCGTCATGAGCTGACCGGTCTGCTCGGCACCCGCCACGGTGTCACCGGGGTCCGGGTGCGGACCTCGGAAGGCGTCGTACGCCATCTGGACGCCGATCTCGTCGTCGACGCCTCGGGCTCCTGCTCCCGGGCCCGGGCCTGGCTGACGGAGATCGGCGTCGGCGGGGTCGACGAGGAGACCGTCGACTCGGGGCTGGTCTACGCGAGCCGCTTCTACCGGGCCCCGGCCGGGGCGGAGAACTTCCCGGTCGTCAATGTGCAGTCCGTACCGCGGGAGCCGGTCCCGGGCCAGACCGCCACCATCGTGCCCGTGGAGGACCGCCGCTGGCTGGTCACCCTCTCCGGGACCCGTGGCGGCGAACCCACCCGGGACCCGGAGCTGTTCGAGGTCTTCGCGCGCGGGGTCCGGCACCCCGTCGTCGCGGATCTCCTGTCCCGTACCGCCGCGCTCCCCGGTGACATCGCTGTCAGCCGGAGCACGGTCAACGGCCGCCGCTTCTTCGAGCGCGCAACCCACTGGCCGGAACGTTTCCTCGCGATCGGAGACTCCGTTGCCACGTACAACCCGCTGTACGGACAGGGCATGAGCGTCGCCGCCCAGGGCGTGGCCGCGATGGACCGGGAACTGGCCCGCGCGGGACGGCTCTCCGCACCGGGTCTCGCCCGCCGGGTGCAGCGCGCGGTCGCCGAACCCGTCTCCATCGCCTGGCAGATGGCGACCTCCCAGGACATCCTCTACCCCGGGGCGAAGGGCAGACGGCCCGGCCGTTCGACGGCCCTCGTCGGGGCGTACGCCGACCGGGTCACCCGGGCCGCCACCGGACGGATGAGCGTCACCCAGGCGTTCTTCGACGTCATCACCCTCTCCGAACCCGCCACCCGCTGGCTCGATCCGGACGTCGTGGTGGCCACGCTCCGCGGCCCCGGCCGTCCGAGCCTCACCGCTCCCACGCTGACCGCCAAGGAGTGGGAGGCCGTCGGCCCGACCCCCGGCGCGCGTTAG
- a CDS encoding MAB_1171c family putative transporter, translating into MRSSDYYVPSAFLALVFVAKLPALVRGRNNPLIRSVCALVGTAGLCFFFGAPPTISAVNELTGIPNVSGPLVYMIMGVFDCSCLVLIVNWRGGPPDRVRRRTRQWIAVYAVATVALPVLFFLGEAPEERLRDLDTYYATTPYIREMIVLYLGAHLLSATVTTVLCLRWARHVDGWLRAGLTVLVCGFVLNWAFSATKLTAVVAAWSGHDLSGLSTGAAPPVAAVGALVTAVGFLLPLVGPRLDDQATSWTAYRRLAPLWRLLRTTPGEAGGPAGASWWASPRTRRTVRETLIHDRLLTLGPRLDDGVRQRATELAAAEGASAGDAAAAGLAAMVRAAVAETETGAAEPEPEPEQTGTADHPGWGVSAGAAALTAAVRPGSGGLVPLARAMGRSEPSECRECGDGGTAGPGVRRPPPVRSGR; encoded by the coding sequence GTGCGCAGCAGCGACTACTACGTCCCCTCAGCCTTCCTCGCCCTGGTGTTCGTCGCCAAACTGCCCGCGCTCGTCCGCGGCAGGAACAATCCGCTCATCCGCTCCGTGTGCGCCCTCGTCGGCACCGCGGGCCTCTGCTTCTTCTTCGGGGCGCCGCCCACCATCTCCGCCGTCAACGAACTGACCGGCATCCCCAATGTCTCCGGCCCCCTGGTCTATATGATCATGGGGGTCTTCGACTGCTCCTGCCTCGTCCTGATCGTCAACTGGCGGGGCGGGCCGCCCGACCGGGTCCGCCGCCGCACCCGGCAGTGGATCGCGGTGTACGCGGTGGCCACGGTCGCCCTGCCCGTCCTGTTCTTCCTGGGCGAGGCGCCCGAGGAGCGGCTGCGCGATCTGGACACGTACTACGCCACCACTCCGTACATCCGCGAGATGATCGTCCTCTACCTCGGCGCGCATCTGCTCTCCGCCACCGTCACCACCGTGCTCTGTCTGCGGTGGGCGCGGCACGTCGACGGCTGGCTACGGGCCGGACTGACCGTCCTGGTCTGCGGATTCGTCCTCAACTGGGCCTTCAGCGCCACCAAGCTGACGGCCGTCGTCGCCGCCTGGTCGGGCCACGATCTGTCCGGCCTGAGCACCGGCGCGGCACCGCCCGTCGCTGCCGTCGGCGCCCTCGTCACCGCGGTCGGCTTCCTGCTTCCGCTGGTCGGTCCCCGCCTCGACGACCAGGCGACGTCCTGGACCGCCTACCGGAGGCTGGCGCCGCTGTGGCGGCTGCTCCGGACGACACCGGGGGAGGCCGGAGGACCGGCCGGCGCGTCCTGGTGGGCGTCGCCGCGCACCCGCCGTACCGTACGGGAGACCCTGATCCACGACCGGCTGCTCACCCTCGGGCCCCGTCTCGACGACGGGGTACGGCAGCGGGCCACCGAACTCGCCGCCGCGGAGGGGGCGTCCGCCGGGGACGCCGCTGCCGCCGGGCTCGCCGCGATGGTCCGGGCGGCCGTCGCGGAGACGGAGACGGGGGCGGCGGAGCCCGAACCGGAACCGGAGCAGACCGGGACGGCGGACCATCCCGGCTGGGGCGTCTCGGCCGGGGCCGCGGCCCTGACGGCGGCGGTACGGCCCGGCAGCGGCGGCCTCGTCCCCTTGGCCCGGGCGATGGGACGGTCGGAGCCTTCGGAGTGCAGAGAGTGCGGAGACGGCGGCACCGCGGGCCCCGGAGTGCGCCGCCCCCCGCCCGTCAGATCGGGTCGATGA
- a CDS encoding helix-turn-helix domain-containing protein has product MANQRERSPREARDTAELAALLRDLKERSGLTYRALEEAAARRGDVLPRSTLAAVLGGRGLPRPELLAAFVRACGEGSRVDEWLEARARIAGRPADRPPAPVRDASAEPGDTPSGPEPDPEPATAAPGAASGGPPEQRPRPVRRRLPVYAIPALAAVLIGLSALAVVASDDETARAEDPPAVSGPPPASLPPDGYVRLRPVSAPQFCLTDGRVTDGRYTPLVAVQDLCSTVTPQATTLESLGGDSYRIVWHHPDYGKGCLKVLTEGTGRGLLEPWDDCTRSSRFHAELSGPPGGNTFVLRVDGQGCVGIRDGSPDAGAEAVMGRCTAADHQIFVIDPI; this is encoded by the coding sequence GTGGCTAACCAGCGAGAACGGTCACCGCGCGAGGCGCGGGACACCGCCGAGTTGGCGGCTCTGTTGCGGGATCTGAAGGAGCGTTCGGGGCTGACGTACCGGGCGCTGGAGGAAGCCGCCGCCCGCCGGGGCGACGTCCTCCCCCGCAGTACCCTGGCCGCCGTTCTGGGCGGGCGCGGGCTGCCGCGCCCGGAGTTGCTGGCCGCCTTCGTCCGGGCCTGCGGCGAGGGCTCGCGGGTCGACGAGTGGCTCGAAGCCCGGGCGCGGATCGCGGGCCGGCCCGCCGACCGACCGCCCGCGCCGGTGCGGGACGCGTCCGCGGAGCCCGGGGACACGCCCTCCGGACCGGAGCCGGATCCCGAGCCGGCCACGGCAGCGCCCGGGGCGGCGTCAGGCGGGCCGCCGGAACAGCGCCCCCGTCCGGTCCGGCGCAGGCTGCCGGTCTATGCGATACCGGCCCTGGCCGCGGTCCTCATCGGACTGTCCGCACTGGCCGTGGTGGCCTCCGACGACGAGACGGCCAGGGCCGAGGATCCGCCCGCCGTGTCAGGGCCCCCTCCCGCCTCCCTGCCGCCGGACGGCTATGTGCGGCTGCGGCCGGTTTCGGCGCCCCAGTTCTGTCTGACCGACGGCCGGGTGACCGACGGGCGGTACACCCCGCTGGTCGCCGTGCAGGACCTGTGCAGCACGGTGACACCGCAGGCCACGACCCTCGAATCGCTGGGCGGCGACAGCTACCGCATCGTCTGGCACCACCCGGACTACGGGAAGGGCTGTCTCAAGGTCCTCACGGAGGGCACCGGCCGCGGGCTCCTCGAACCCTGGGACGACTGCACGCGCAGCAGCCGCTTCCATGCCGAACTGTCCGGGCCGCCGGGCGGGAACACCTTCGTCCTGCGGGTCGACGGACAGGGCTGTGTGGGCATCAGGGACGGCAGCCCCGACGCCGGGGCCGAGGCCGTGATGGGCCGCTGTACGGCGGCCGACCACCAGATCTTCGTCATCGACCCGATCTGA
- a CDS encoding oxygenase MpaB family protein — MRRYDRLRELRRMDPERDYWEMYRLIAVYEFPWDFVRALELALFRTYAVPSIGALLLRTAQFTERPQKRYDDTALLLDAVVEHGFASEQGRTAIRRINGMHRSYEISNDEMRYVLSTFVVVPKRWLDLYGWRRLTPHELRACTAYYRQLGRRMGITEIPETFAEFERCLDDYEARHFGWDEGGRAVADATLDLMTSWYPGPLAPGLRAATISLLDPPLREAFRFPAPSPALRRTVDGALKLRGRAVRLLPPRRAPHFARQNREIKGYRQGYRLAELGTFPVPGVRGCPVPHGSREATPPQPPVAPAP, encoded by the coding sequence GTGCGGCGCTACGACCGGCTCAGGGAACTCCGGCGGATGGACCCGGAACGGGACTACTGGGAGATGTACCGGCTGATCGCCGTGTACGAGTTCCCCTGGGACTTCGTCCGGGCGCTGGAGCTGGCCCTCTTCCGTACCTACGCCGTCCCCTCCATCGGCGCCCTGCTGCTCCGTACGGCCCAGTTCACCGAGCGGCCCCAGAAGCGGTACGACGACACCGCGCTGCTCCTGGACGCGGTCGTGGAGCACGGCTTCGCCAGCGAACAGGGGCGGACGGCGATCCGCCGGATCAACGGGATGCACCGCAGCTACGAGATCAGCAACGACGAGATGCGGTACGTGCTCTCCACCTTCGTCGTGGTGCCCAAGCGCTGGCTGGACCTCTACGGCTGGCGCCGGCTGACCCCGCACGAGCTGCGGGCCTGTACCGCCTACTACCGGCAGCTCGGCCGTCGGATGGGGATCACGGAGATCCCGGAGACCTTCGCGGAGTTCGAGCGGTGCCTCGACGACTACGAGGCCCGGCACTTCGGCTGGGACGAGGGCGGCCGGGCGGTCGCCGATGCCACGCTGGACCTGATGACGTCCTGGTATCCCGGCCCGCTGGCACCGGGCCTGCGGGCGGCCACGATCTCACTGCTGGACCCGCCGCTGCGGGAGGCCTTCCGCTTCCCGGCGCCTTCCCCGGCGCTGCGCCGGACGGTCGACGGGGCGCTGAAGCTGCGCGGGCGGGCGGTACGGCTGCTGCCCCCGCGCCGGGCACCGCACTTCGCCCGGCAGAACCGTGAGATCAAGGGCTATCGGCAGGGCTACCGACTGGCGGAGCTCGGTACGTTCCCGGTGCCCGGGGTCCGCGGCTGCCCGGTGCCGCACGGCTCCCGGGAGGCGACGCCCCCGCAGCCGCCGGTGGCACCGGCCCCTTGA